Proteins from a genomic interval of Ptychodera flava strain L36383 chromosome 7, AS_Pfla_20210202, whole genome shotgun sequence:
- the LOC139136504 gene encoding cholecystokinin receptor type A-like produces MITLGILYTVVCLSGIVGNGVALAVYVRKKTRPTPQYFIIGLAVIDLFVCLVIMPYGIIAVIYPSVLIAELCQLLSWLWHASISSSSFITAAIAVDRYFAVCRPLTFRVSPSYARIVILTSMIVSLLLCSPVIFQFGIAYTPDSNNVTNVTTLMKVCTAIDPGYLGINILSAVIFLALVTLSGLSYGSVYATLRKRSR; encoded by the coding sequence ATGATCACGCTCGGCATTCTCTACACCGTGGTGTGCCTGTCTGGAATCGTTGGCAACGGTGTGGCATTGGCTGTGTACGTCAGGAAGAAGACAAGACCGACACCCCAGTATTTCATTATCGGCCTAGCGGTGATCGACCTTTTCGTCTGCCTCGTCATCATGCCTTATGGAATCATCGCCGTCATCTATCCCTCTGTTCTCATTGCAGAGTTATGCCAGCTGTTGTCATGGTTATGGCACGCTAGCATCAGCAGTTCTTCTTTTATCACGGCGGCCATCGCAGTAGACAGATACTTTGCAGTCTGTAGACCGCTAACTTTCAGAGTCTCCCCGTCCTATGCTCGTATTGTGATCCTGACATCAATGATTGTCTCTCTTCTCTTGTGCTCCCCTGTCATCTTCCAGTTCGGCATTGCTTACACCCCAGATAGTAATAATGTCACCAACGTCACCACTCTTATGAAAGTGTGCACTGCAATTGATCCGGGATACCTTGGCATCAACATCCTGTCGGCAGTTATCTTTCTTGCGTTGGTTACTTTATCGGGTTTATCGTACGGCAGTGTTTACGCCACACTGCGCAAGCGCTCAAGGTAG